In the genome of [Mycoplasma] phocae, one region contains:
- the ftsZ gene encoding cell division protein FtsZ, whose protein sequence is MEEIDYNPVANIKVIGVGGGGNNSIQTLLDTNLGGLEFIVANTDKQALAKFDQKYVLHLGDKRGIGAGAKPEVGRAAAQLSEDDIKSRLKGADLVIITAGMGGGTGTGASPVIAKIAKECKALVVAIITTPFDFEGPKRAEIAQGGIEEIKKYVDSYIVISNNKLLLQYGNIAFNDAFKCANNVLKQTIRTLIDVIAVPGFINLDFADLETIIKDKGEAVVGIGQASGEDRAQKAITSAISSPILESSIVGASDAIVYFSASQKVTLNEIQDGLKTMRELVGNDINIIFGLTQTQSEESNKLGELFVSVIATGLKNNAPKVTKDIQEEIFNNLKNSDIEFETEKTREFLLENGTFQSYDFSSPDDEITQSNSDMADILKH, encoded by the coding sequence ATGGAAGAAATAGATTATAATCCAGTAGCTAATATTAAAGTTATTGGTGTTGGTGGTGGTGGAAATAATAGTATTCAAACATTACTCGATACAAATCTTGGTGGTCTTGAATTTATCGTAGCAAATACTGATAAACAAGCTTTGGCGAAATTTGATCAGAAATATGTCCTACATTTAGGAGATAAAAGAGGTATTGGCGCTGGTGCAAAACCAGAAGTAGGAAGAGCAGCCGCACAACTTAGTGAAGATGATATTAAAAGCCGTCTTAAAGGCGCTGATTTGGTAATAATTACGGCCGGTATGGGAGGAGGCACCGGAACTGGGGCCTCACCGGTAATTGCCAAAATTGCAAAAGAGTGCAAGGCATTAGTTGTCGCTATCATTACTACTCCTTTTGATTTCGAAGGACCAAAACGGGCAGAAATTGCCCAAGGCGGAATTGAAGAAATCAAAAAATACGTTGATTCTTATATTGTTATTTCAAACAATAAATTACTTTTACAGTATGGAAATATTGCTTTTAACGATGCATTTAAATGTGCTAATAATGTACTAAAACAAACAATTAGAACATTAATAGACGTAATTGCTGTTCCTGGATTTATTAACTTAGACTTTGCTGATCTGGAAACTATTATTAAAGATAAAGGTGAAGCAGTTGTCGGGATTGGACAAGCAAGTGGCGAAGATCGAGCTCAAAAGGCTATTACTTCAGCTATTAGTAGTCCAATTCTAGAATCTAGTATTGTTGGCGCAAGTGATGCTATTGTTTATTTCTCTGCATCTCAAAAAGTTACATTGAATGAAATTCAAGATGGTTTAAAAACCATGCGTGAACTAGTTGGAAATGACATTAACATTATCTTTGGATTAACTCAAACCCAATCTGAAGAAAGCAACAAACTCGGAGAATTATTTGTTTCAGTTATTGCAACTGGACTTAAAAATAATGCTCCAAAGGTCACTAAAGATATTCAAGAAGAAATTTTTAATAATCTTAAAAACAGTGACATCGAATTTGAAACCGAAAAGACCCGTGAATTTCTTTTAGAAAACGGAACTTTTCAATCCTACGATTTCTCATCTCCTGATGATGAAATCACACAATCAAATAGTGACATGGCAGATATTTTAAAACATTAA
- the rsmH gene encoding 16S rRNA (cytosine(1402)-N(4))-methyltransferase RsmH — MENHIPVLLDEVINSLTIKPDGIYVDLTLGRAGHSKEILKKLDTGKLICFDKDIEAINESNKTLASINSNYFLIKSDFRHLKNELNKLGIEKVDGILADLGVSSPQLDNSSRGFSYSQDADLDMRMDLDNKLRAYDIINYYSEQEIVDILYKNADVKLAKLIAKAIIQNRPINTTFELSNLLKNVLPAKIVREKNPSKAVFQALRIEVNDELGALKELLEQIDSILNKNGKLAIITFHSKEDVIVKNYFQQLNYFDPVLKKIPIQVNKKWKQKIIFPSEHEITNNRRARSAKLRIITRLE; from the coding sequence ATAGAAAATCATATTCCGGTTTTATTAGACGAAGTAATTAATTCGCTAACAATTAAACCGGATGGAATCTATGTAGATTTAACTTTGGGCAGAGCTGGACATAGCAAAGAAATTTTAAAAAAACTTGATACTGGAAAATTAATCTGTTTTGATAAAGATATTGAAGCAATTAATGAAAGTAATAAAACATTGGCTAGTATTAATTCAAATTATTTTTTAATAAAAAGTGACTTCCGTCACTTGAAAAATGAATTAAATAAGTTGGGTATCGAAAAAGTTGATGGAATATTAGCTGACCTAGGCGTTAGCAGTCCCCAACTTGACAATAGTAGCCGTGGATTTTCTTATTCACAAGATGCTGATTTAGATATGCGAATGGATTTAGATAATAAATTGCGCGCATATGACATTATTAATTATTATTCAGAACAAGAAATCGTTGATATATTGTATAAAAACGCTGATGTAAAATTAGCAAAACTAATTGCTAAAGCCATTATCCAAAATCGACCGATTAATACGACTTTTGAATTAAGTAATTTACTAAAAAATGTCTTACCAGCAAAAATTGTACGTGAGAAAAATCCTTCAAAAGCAGTCTTCCAAGCACTCCGCATTGAAGTTAATGATGAACTTGGAGCACTAAAAGAATTACTTGAACAAATTGATTCTATTCTAAATAAGAACGGTAAATTAGCAATAATTACTTTTCATAGTAAAGAAGATGTAATTGTGAAAAACTATTTTCAACAATTAAATTATTTCGATCCTGTGTTAAAAAAAATACCAATTCAAGTTAATAAAAAATGGAAACAAAAAATAATTTTTCCATCTGAGCATGAAATAACAAACAACAGAAGAGCACGAAGTGCCAAATTAAGGATAATAACTAGATTGGAGTAA
- a CDS encoding division/cell wall cluster transcriptional repressor MraZ gives MFGKFYRQLDDKNRIVVPAKLLQELGCEFYITLSFDQSLILRTQDEFDKLKSKLEQNNSLNKDIRDLIRYIYSNTEMVKPDKLGRIILAKHFCDKIAIKKDVVFLGVGNTCELFSKEVYDEKESFYEDDNNVAQLTQKLFEQGVKL, from the coding sequence ATGTTTGGTAAATTTTATCGCCAACTCGACGATAAGAATAGAATAGTCGTTCCAGCAAAATTATTGCAGGAGTTAGGTTGTGAATTTTATATTACACTAAGTTTTGATCAATCTTTAATTTTGAGAACTCAAGATGAATTTGATAAATTAAAAAGTAAATTAGAGCAAAATAATAGTTTAAATAAAGATATTCGCGATCTAATAAGATATATTTATTCTAATACAGAGATGGTAAAACCTGATAAATTAGGTCGAATTATTTTAGCAAAACATTTCTGCGACAAAATCGCTATCAAAAAAGATGTTGTTTTTTTAGGAGTGGGAAATACTTGTGAACTTTTTTCAAAAGAAGTTTATGATGAAAAAGAAAGCTTCTATGAAGATGATAATAATGTCGCTCAACTCACCCAAAAACTTTTTGAGCAAGGAGTTAAATTATAG
- a CDS encoding MnuA family membrane nuclease produces MKKKNFKWWIVLPFTVTALPLVAAACNQNSSNEKKENDSRADDGKKTITTPGNSIKDNDPTKTPKKDLPIIDRDIEKNSENKENQKSPTTDEDNENLGSKKEDSDDKNSDESDENNNSSEENNDEETIPNDDNNNDSSKDENNNSNNESIKREDQNSGSKPLIEKPKFNSQIEEMFYKPENLIRVGHWNILNYGGGELSDKNGPKVAAISELIYKSQQDVIGLTEINYNQGKDVKNIVDALNELSNSSSYDCIVQPVDDANKTSSKATKEQIAIIYNTNKIKKKNFKNYNKNYQSYGNDKTNSGVSFKRPLFAAFFETIKGNKPFVSIFGHLDSPGKASEEASQNEYKSQGAQEVKEALDIANAFKYYEQLSDNASIIFGGDTNIKTKNNRLFNTDEFTSKGIKNYYGSMSNFKVKGKPTEQYEFYETSLGRNKGYSEAYDKLLFKEHNLNIIDENEKIKYNDERYQKVSFKADIINGFKNGIWDKKHILNLNPKFAKDFNGNEFSFIRSKISDHTMVYIDFED; encoded by the coding sequence ATGAAAAAGAAAAATTTTAAATGATGAATTGTTTTGCCATTTACGGTCACAGCTTTGCCACTAGTTGCAGCAGCATGTAATCAAAATAGCAGTAATGAAAAAAAAGAAAATGACTCTAGAGCTGACGATGGTAAAAAAACTATAACCACACCAGGTAATAGTATTAAAGATAATGATCCAACAAAAACTCCAAAAAAAGATTTGCCAATTATTGACAGAGATATTGAAAAAAATAGTGAAAATAAAGAAAATCAAAAATCTCCAACAACTGATGAAGATAATGAAAATTTAGGTTCCAAAAAAGAGGATAGTGACGATAAAAATTCCGATGAATCAGATGAAAATAATAATTCTAGTGAAGAAAATAACGATGAAGAAACTATTCCAAATGACGACAATAATAATGATTCTAGTAAAGATGAAAATAATAATTCAAATAATGAAAGTATAAAAAGAGAAGATCAAAATTCCGGATCAAAACCTTTAATAGAAAAGCCTAAATTCAATTCACAAATTGAAGAAATGTTTTATAAACCAGAAAATTTAATTAGAGTAGGACATTGAAATATTTTAAATTACGGTGGTGGCGAATTAAGTGACAAAAATGGACCTAAAGTAGCTGCAATTTCTGAATTAATTTATAAAAGTCAACAAGATGTGATAGGGCTAACGGAAATAAATTATAACCAGGGTAAAGATGTTAAAAATATTGTTGATGCATTAAATGAATTGAGCAATAGTAGTTCTTATGATTGTATAGTTCAACCGGTTGATGATGCAAACAAAACAAGCTCAAAAGCAACAAAAGAACAAATTGCTATAATTTATAATACAAATAAAATAAAAAAGAAAAATTTTAAAAATTATAATAAAAATTATCAATCTTATGGAAATGATAAAACAAATTCGGGAGTTTCATTTAAAAGACCATTATTTGCCGCATTCTTTGAAACAATTAAAGGAAATAAACCATTTGTTTCAATATTTGGTCATCTAGATAGTCCGGGTAAAGCTTCAGAAGAGGCAAGCCAAAACGAATATAAAAGTCAAGGAGCTCAAGAAGTTAAAGAAGCATTAGATATTGCGAATGCCTTTAAGTATTATGAACAACTATCGGATAATGCATCTATTATTTTTGGTGGAGATACAAACATTAAAACAAAAAATAATCGCTTATTTAATACAGATGAATTCACTAGCAAGGGAATTAAAAATTATTATGGTTCAATGTCCAATTTTAAAGTTAAAGGAAAACCGACAGAACAATATGAATTTTATGAAACATCTTTAGGAAGAAACAAAGGATATAGCGAAGCTTATGATAAATTATTGTTTAAGGAACATAATTTAAACATTATTGATGAAAATGAAAAAATAAAATATAATGATGAAAGATATCAAAAAGTTTCATTCAAAGCTGATATTATTAATGGTTTTAAAAATGGAATTTGGGATAAAAAACATATCTTAAATTTAAATCCAAAATTTGCAAAAGATTTTAATGGGAATGAATTTAGCTTTATAAGATCTAAAATTAGTGACCACACAATGGTATATATAGATTTTGAAGATTAA
- a CDS encoding class II fructose-bisphosphate aldolase: MKLVNINHMLKKAYQEKYAVAHININNLEWTKSALEVADELKAPIIISASVGAVKYFGGYHVVSELVKSLIVDLNIKTEVALHLDHGNYDDCIKALEAGFSSIMYDGSHEIFSENYKNTKQLILLAHSQNASIEAEIGTIGGEEDGIISSGQLVSNIDEAIQMQQLGIDALAVGINNIHGKYPSYWKSLNFDILNQINEACRIPLVLHGGSGIPKDQVQTAISLGIAKININTELQIANAEAIKEFVISKKIDKNKNYDPRKIANFGMQALKKVLKEKFAEFGSIGKANI, translated from the coding sequence ATGAAATTAGTAAATATCAATCATATGTTAAAAAAAGCATATCAAGAAAAATATGCTGTTGCTCATATTAACATTAATAATTTAGAGTGAACTAAGTCGGCTTTGGAAGTTGCTGATGAGTTAAAAGCCCCGATTATTATTAGCGCATCTGTTGGGGCTGTTAAATATTTTGGCGGCTATCACGTTGTTAGTGAATTAGTTAAGAGTTTAATTGTTGATTTAAATATTAAAACTGAAGTTGCACTTCATTTAGATCATGGAAATTATGATGATTGTATCAAAGCATTAGAGGCCGGTTTTAGCTCAATTATGTACGATGGAAGTCATGAAATTTTTTCTGAAAATTATAAAAATACCAAGCAATTAATATTGCTAGCTCATAGTCAAAATGCATCAATTGAAGCAGAAATTGGTACAATCGGTGGCGAAGAAGATGGAATAATTTCATCTGGACAGTTAGTTTCTAATATTGATGAAGCCATTCAAATGCAACAATTAGGTATTGATGCTTTGGCGGTTGGTATTAATAATATTCACGGAAAATATCCATCGTATTGAAAAAGTTTAAATTTCGATATTTTAAATCAAATCAATGAAGCTTGTAGAATTCCTTTAGTTTTACATGGTGGAAGTGGAATTCCAAAAGATCAAGTGCAAACGGCAATTAGTTTAGGAATAGCAAAAATTAACATTAATACCGAGTTACAAATTGCCAATGCTGAGGCTATTAAAGAGTTTGTTATTAGTAAAAAAATTGATAAAAATAAAAATTATGATCCAAGAAAAATTGCTAATTTTGGGATGCAAGCACTAAAAAAGGTGCTCAAAGAAAAATTTGCTGAATTTGGATCTATTGGAAAAGCAAATATTTAA
- a CDS encoding MAGa7180 family putative nuclease, with translation MKDKTKIIIPKRSYYNGKEYQLDFENQVFRVNPDFLKKLQSHKPGTFGGFRKMTGSALGDIMLLTNFNSQFVAYARLCGFGMPILDDKYVRAGVILEPKILEKIEQSIGDKILRYPAEKYNYDYFKENQLFGGLPDGFWEKKRIIFEIKTANEKKFDQWNQYGVNVGYIKQAQLYAYLMGVKTFSIVACFLKEEDYIDPNSVDINKRIIKNWNMFVNEAQVKDDIETCTKWFNEYTASGISPKWNESIDQDLIKFLNCENFEQWENLYLKWVEEGKAVAKYEQ, from the coding sequence ATGAAAGATAAAACAAAGATTATTATTCCTAAAAGAAGTTATTATAATGGAAAGGAATACCAACTTGATTTTGAAAATCAAGTCTTCAGGGTTAATCCAGATTTCTTAAAAAAATTGCAATCACATAAGCCTGGAACATTCGGTGGATTTCGAAAAATGACTGGGTCAGCGCTAGGTGATATTATGCTGCTAACAAATTTTAATAGTCAATTCGTTGCCTATGCCCGACTTTGCGGCTTTGGTATGCCAATTTTAGATGATAAATATGTTCGTGCTGGAGTTATTTTAGAACCTAAAATTTTAGAAAAAATTGAACAGAGTATTGGCGATAAAATTCTTCGCTATCCTGCTGAAAAATACAATTACGATTATTTTAAAGAAAACCAATTATTCGGTGGTTTACCAGATGGATTTTGAGAAAAAAAACGAATAATATTTGAAATTAAAACCGCTAATGAAAAAAAATTTGACCAGTGAAATCAATATGGAGTAAATGTGGGATACATTAAACAAGCTCAACTTTATGCTTATTTAATGGGAGTTAAAACATTTTCAATTGTTGCTTGCTTTCTTAAAGAAGAAGATTATATTGACCCTAATAGCGTTGACATTAATAAGCGTATTATCAAAAATTGAAATATGTTTGTCAATGAAGCTCAGGTAAAAGATGATATTGAAACATGTACTAAATGATTTAATGAATACACTGCTAGTGGAATAAGTCCAAAATGAAATGAAAGCATTGATCAGGATTTAATAAAATTTCTAAATTGTGAAAATTTTGAACAATGAGAAAATTTATATTTAAAATGAGTTGAAGAAGGGAAGGCTGTGGCTAAATATGAACAATAA